In Equus quagga isolate Etosha38 chromosome 14, UCLA_HA_Equagga_1.0, whole genome shotgun sequence, the genomic stretch ATATGTCAGATACCATAGGAGAGTCAGTCAAGCTACTGTGTCAGGGATTTGCAATCAACAGATGTAGATGGGCTCTGGCTAACTTAAGCAGTGGACAAAATTTATTGGAAGGCAATGCAGTCAGTTGCAAAATGTGGAAGAGAAGCCCTCTGCACCTAAGCTGTTTGTAGGACAGGACCCAGGGCCACTTCGGGCATGTATGGTGCAGGAATGAACAGGCAGTGTCTCAGGAACCCACTGCCAGAAAGAATTAGCCTCCAGTGTTTTCAGAGAAGTGTCTGATAGGCCAAACTTGGGTCCTGTCAGCCCTGGCATGTGGCATCCTAAGTGATGTCCCACTAAGACTGTATTCAAAGGGGAGAGGCAGTCCCTGTCCCCAAAAGTAGGATGAAAGGATGCTGAGCAGGTAAAACAAGTGATATCCACTTCAGCTGCAAGACAGACACTGCCTTCTGCTGCCCCAACCAAAAGGCAcacaggcaaacaaacaaaaatatgtgtTGATCACACCTACATCGGCTTATGCGATAGTTATGGAAGtcatttaacatttcttcatctgttttgtcatctacaaaatgaggaacTTGAATTCAATCACTTCTAACTTCCTTTTCATTCTGGTATTATAGATTTATACCATTTTAAAAGGGTTTTTGAACTCCTATTCATATATACTTCACATTTTGCTTAGATTATAGATTCCCCCTTTGATCTGATCTATTCCTAGAATGGCTTCCTAATGGCTTTGGTGGTATTTCTGAGTTTTGGGCTATTGATCTATTTTGAGTGGAAAAATCCTtacatgaaatgttaaaaaataaatgtatctctTTAGGGTGTTTGGGGGGTGCATACTTAACATCAGTGAGAAAGTAAATTCTGATTCTTCATCCCTCTATTAACAGAGCAAACCAAGCATGTAGAAATATAGAAGAGGAAgcgtggaggaggaagaaaggttGAAATGGCAAAGCCTTTGCCAGCTCTGTGTCCTGCTAAAGGGTTTAGGCTGCATGGAGTGCCTCTCCCAGAGAAACACGTTAGTGAGTCTCCACGCATGGAAAGGGAGAGCTGGAGCTGTGAGGGCTTCAGGGAAATGAGTTTGTGGGGGAAGTCAGAAGCAATGGAGTCTAGAGATTTGAGGATTAAGGAGAGATGTGTGAAGAGGTTGAAGCCTGCAGAGGTGGGTGGCCAATGAGAAATTCCAGATGCTGGAGTAGGTAAAGGATTTGAAGAATGAGGATAATATctgattttaatttcattgttctCATGCATTGTAAAGTCTCACTGTTGATGCAAATCTTCAGCAATGTCAAGAGTCTCACAAAAGCCTTGTAGGACTGGTTTGGAGAAAGttaaagagaagaggaggaaagcaatATCTTGGTTGGCatgaggcagaagaaagggaACACAGAGCTGCTGTGGCAGAAGAGATGCAGTGAAATCAAGAGGTCAGGGGTAAAAACTTGGGGCCAAACTGACTATGAGAATGTGAATCCTTGGGAATTCACACACATTTTGTGGGAAGAATTGGACTTTCCAGAATACTCAGAGTGAGAGCTTGGGCCAAAAGGATAAGAGGAACTTAATGTACCTTTGGGCTAcattaatgaaaacaaatagtTGCAGCTCCTGACTTACCCACCTGGTGATAGAGTGAGGTGCAGCTGAAGATTCAAAATAATGTggtggaattttctttttctggtctcAGTCTTTGACTTCATTGTATAGCATGCCTTCTCTTGACACAGAAACAATGCTCCCAAATATAAATCATTTTACtatggaaaaaatttttatttatctgtgtatttAACATTCATTGACATTTGCTAAGTTCGATTTGCTTGAGGAGAGTTATAGATGAAGACACAATTGTGTCATAAAAGAGCTTAtccccagagggaaagaaagatgtACAAAAACCAACCTCAATACAGGGAAGGATGAAGTAAGTACTAAATGGAGAGCAGGAACAGCATTCATCAATTCTGGTTGGGGAATAATGATATAGAGTCCAATGAATGATTGTGAGTTCTCCCTGAAGTTTCTAATTCATTCTTGAATCACTTCTCTCTCCtggtaaaaggaaaataagaacatTCTGACATGGTGTAAAACACATAAAAACCATCCTAAGACTATAAAAACACAAGAAGTGTCACAGTACGTACAATCTATCATTCACCCAGCCCAGTTTTCTGTGCCTGGGACAAAGGTTCTGAAGGACAACCTCTAAAGGCTGAGAAGGCAGTATTGATAGAGTGTAGGCCCTGGGGTCAGATGTCTTTGCATCCCATCTCTGTCattttaccagctgtgtgaccttgggtgagttactccTTAGCCTTTCTTAATGTCAGATTATCAATccataaaatgagggtaataacaACTCATTGGACTGTTGGATTGAATGAATTCATGCACGTGCAGTGCTTGGTACACTGTAAATACTTGGTGCATTttagttactatttttattattctgaaaagAAGATTGGGAATTTTACATTCATGAGTTTAATcacattattttgcatttatattttctgttcatATCACTTCTTGGATTAATGAACTccctaaatttaaaaactatataattAAATCTTACTTTCATTTGTAGCAGAAATTACTTCTTTCCATCTTTGACTAGGGGCATCTCATTGTCTAATACTTAAGGATTTAATGCACCAGTCTGTCCTCTTCATGTTAAATCTAATCAGTCGGCCTCAGAGTCTCTTTCAGTCCCTTTCTAATTTTCTCAAGGTTGTAAGATCATTTTGTGTGCCATAGAGTATTCCATGAGTTCCATAGTTTTATGTAAGCGGAGAtagtattttctgtttcattggtgATAACTTCACCAACAATTGTTAGTGTTTTGTGAGCTTTTTGACAGCAGCAGCTCTTTGAGTCAGAACTTTAAAGTACACTTACAtggtattttccaaaatgtgttcTCTGAAATGCTATTCTGTGAGAGCTCAATGAGTGTCCCATTAAAGGGATTATAATTTAGGAAGCACTGAGTTAAGCAAGAGTTTGTTAGGTACTCTTAATATCCTATGACCTGAAATGCATTTGGTAGGGTTTTTTGATCTTGTTTCTCCATAGCAAACTTTTTTGGGAATTGTCTTGTAGGACTAGTATTCTGGGAACACAGTTTTGGAAATGCTGATTGATAGTAAACTCTAGGTTCAACTGATAGCCTACATCCGTTATCCTATAGGAATAATTATCCCCTGAGGACATTTTCTATTATGTGGAAGTGCTTTCACTGCTATTCTGATCATTTAAAGAGTCTTAcgtgatcattttgcagtgtatTCTTATCATCTTGATATATTGTTGGAAAAGTTTAATTATATCTGTGGACTTAATGATACCATTCTGTATTCTCTTTcccaaattacttttaaaagcttACTGCCAAGTAGTGATAGGCAGAGATATACAGTAGAAAGAGTATGAGATCACACAGCCCTGGCTTGGAATCATGGTCCAAGCGCTCGGTAGCCACATGGCTTTGGACAATTCATTTAGCCTCTTTGAATCTTACTATTCTCATCTTTATCTAGAGATGTggctttttatctttgtttcctttctcataTTACTACTTCTGACTGACTTGATCAAGCAAATACAAATCAGcttattcttttaaattgaatttgGAACTTGTTTAAAACAAACTAGTACAGATTGGGATGTGAGATATTCATAAGCATCATGACCAGTAATCATAAGCATTGCTGTCCATGGTTACCGCCTTTCTCTACACGTATATGCaagcagggaagagggaagtgTTATGCTCCTCAGTCCATCCCCACAGGGCGAGACTCTCCTGAAGAATTTGAAGCGAGCAAGAAAGAGTAGTGAGTggcagtttgaaaaaaaaaaaaaaccttgataGTCAGTTACTTTCGTGATTTCACCAAATTATACTGTATTACTGAAAACTTAGAATCAATATACTCAGAGTATAAAATAGCCTGGTTAAATTTTGAGTATCTGAAGTCTCAAATTTCTCCCCTCAATAGGCTTTTAGATATAAATTTCAGTGTGATTTTCCCAAGTAAATACccatttcccagcctttttcaTTCAAGCCTGCCCTAAGGAGACAGTGTGAAATCACtcttatttaaaatcataaatagtaCCGTATAATTTCTGAATTCCTTTGATATCATCCCGTGAAAGTTTGAAATTCTTGGGATCTCCGTCTCTATAGGTTGGATACATCACGGCACTGGGGTCAGATGAATGTCCCAGACCCAAAGAATGGCCAAATTCATGAGTTGCAGCAAACAGGAAATTAATTCCTACAACCAAAGAGTGACAGACGATAACCATAAAcatgactatatatataaaataaaataagatacgATATGTAAtatcaaataacagaaaataaaataactataaaataccTAACTCGTCAAATCCTCTAcagtttacttatttgtttctaGGTCTTCAGAAGGTGGGAGGGTTTAGAAGGAGAATCAGAATGGTAGAGCTTTAATCTCATCATCActtctgttttttcaaaaaagatcATGCTTTCCTGCCTATTTGCTTCTTATACAATCACTCAGACAGGAGTACTCTGTATGGGAAGCAAAGGCTGTAGAGGAATTAAGACCCACGTTTGAAATCCAgttctgcctcttactagctggATAACGCTGGACAAATTAATTGATATTGCTGAGTCTCAGTTCCTCATGTGTTAAACAGAAATAATTCCTACTTGTAAATTTGTTGTAACAATTAGAGTTTTCCAATATCTAGAAAATAACGGCTATTCAGTAAATGATAGTGACTTTGAAtagcaggagagagaaagttgGCTTTGAGAAAGCCAGACTTAAAGGCAGGGTCTCCAGGCAATGCTGGATTTTGCTTTGGATTTATTCACTCATGTTACATATATGCTTTTCTCTCCCTCAGACACATAGAAAGGCTCTGCATATAACGAGGAAGGTGTGAGCCTGCGAGTTCGAGTGGCCAGAGTTCCAACTGTGGTGCGCTAGATTGAAGGAAGCTGCTTTTAACCTAGCTTGAGCAGtaagaaaggagaatgaaaaagatATGCAAGATGTGAAATGGAGGCAGTGTCACAATTTTACATAGGCTAGATTTTTGCAGCAGGCGTCACTACAGTGGTGAATTTCCATTAGCAAACATAAATACTAATTTCCCTTTCAGGGCCAGTTAGtagccattttttttcttaagaattgtCTCCAATTAGGATTACTTATGCCAAAGCTTCTCTTCATTGGTTTTCTGGTATGTCTATAATCTCCTACTTTGTAAGGTGATGAATATGATGGGCTGGGTTATGGTGTGGATCCTTTCTGAACAATAGTCTCAGAATTGTCTATAATTCTTAAGTATTGTAGTTGCTACTCCTATTTCTCCTCCagttaaaaagttattttagggaaatataaagaaggagctataatttttgaattattaataTATTCCAAGCACTCTGCTAAGCACTATATAAGCATTATCTTGTTTGATTCAagcaacaatcctgtgaggtgggAATTATTTATAGTCCCATTtcatagacgaggaaactgaggctcagagaagttaaataacttgcccaaagacacatgGCAAGTATTTGGTAGAGGTAATGCAAACTGAGCTCAACATGCTTGACTCCATGGCCTGAGCTTCCATCTTCTGTATATGTAGCATTTTAAACaccttaaatgaaataattcatttaaagcaCGTAGTACAGTGGTTGACAGTTAGCAAGGGctctataattattattaataaagtaaTGATAGAATTAAAGTTAGAATAAGAAGttcaggattttaaaaaggaTGTGTAGTAGAAGAGATACGGGATGCTATACCTATACTGCTACCATCAGTCCAGTGTTCATCCTCATCAAAGTGAGCATCTCCTCCAAGGTCTGGCCCAGGTGAAAAGGCATGAGCCAGTGTGTTTCCTGGTCCATCAAATGGGTAGGGGTCCCCGTGAGCTGAAAGAAAATAGGGTGATTGTCTTAGTGACTGAATTTATCgccagtcattttattttttagtttatgtGAGCATTGAGGCTAGAAAGAGCAGCCGGGTCCAAACAGTTGGCATTTGTTGTTATGAGCAGTCAGCTGCATACACAGGGTGGTTGGGGTGTTTATTTGTCACAGGCactttttctttcacagaacCACTGCTCCTCACTGAcgaccaccatttattgaaagtctaCTGCATATGGGACTTTAAATACTTTCACGTCTGACTTATGGTGGCATGTAAGTGCTAAGTTTGATCACTTTGCTTGGCTGGATGATGGCAGGATGGAGGACCAGTGTGAGTACTGCATTTTGTACCATTtagtataattaaaaaaaaaacttagcttATTGTTTGTGGGTATAGTAGGCAGTCTCTTGGAGAACGAAGCTCAAGGTGTCTTAAAATGGATTTTGATAGTGCTTTTATTTGTGATGAAgagcatttattttcaaattggtaTCAGACCATATATGATTTATCCAGTTCTTAAAAAACATGGAGTGTCATGATCAGTattctgtaacattttatttggTATTGTCAATATTGTGGCTGAAGATCAAATTTCAGCTAAATTCACAGCACCTAGGCAGCTCAATATTAGACCAAAAAGAgcaatatttttctctaaatttgcACCATGAAACACTAGCAATTAATAACAGTTCATGTACATCTCTTTAAGCCCTTTTATGTGAAAGTTctctatttttctgctttcttactACATGAAGGGTTTTGGGAACAGGCCACAGGAGCTGTCCTGTTTCTTGGAGAACACTTAAGGCCTTTGGAGGTTGTGACCCCTTCTCTTGGTTTAATGTTGatattagatatattttaaactgtcccataaatatatatatatgtgtatatcatGATTCATGCTACAagccaggggttggcaaactttttctgtaaagggacggATAATAAGCAATTTAGAATTTGTGCGTTTGAGGGGTTCTAAATTAGTGGACTAGAAAAAGTAGTAATATtgctacatatatatacacacacatatcattAAAGATATTAAATCCTCAGAAGAGGAGGGCACAGGTATAAAACAACAAGCAAAACAGTGCACAGGATTCGCTTACAGGAATCTTCCTTACCTCCTCTTGCAAAGCCAATCATGATATCAGCAGTTCCCCAGCTAACTCTCTTGAAGTGCAGTGGGATCTCTTCGCTCCACATTTTCAAGGCCTTTGCCACTAATTGATTCACTATGACAAGTGATAATTCTCGAGGATGTGATACGACCCTGGTGGCAAACGAGAAAACAATGCTTGACCTCTTAGGAAAAgagctttattgtttttatgaaaATGAGCCAAAGCAAAACTAACCTGTAGGTGACTACATTGGAAGTCCATTTTGGACTATCTGGGAATAGCGAGTATTCTGCAACATCTGGCACTCCACATCTGGGTTTCTGCATTATTTCTATGATGTAGGAGTTTAAGATTCCATTTACGGGCAGGCgaaagaatttttgcatctccTTGAGTTTGGCTTCTAAACTATTGGGATCTCTTATTTTTGAACTGGATGGATAAAATCTCTTGAGATAGTCCTATTGGAAAGAGAGTAATTGATCTGTAATTCttgtttattgtcttcttttatcGCAGAAGTCTGCATGTCTTTGCCTCTGATTCCTATGGACTCAAATAGTGGTTTGAAGAAAGATTAGTTATATCATCACCAAGTAAAACAAGTGTTCATTAATGAGgagaaaatttaatattgataGTGAAGCATCATCATTCCATTTcatgagcaaaagaaaagagtctttccatttctcttttatcCCATCAAGTGTTTTGAGGAGAAATGCACTATACACTTTATGAAACGTAGACGTATTTGTAATAGCCCATCAGGAAGAGTGCCCAGTGTGTCCTCAAGGGGCACAAGTGAGAACTTCCCTTGGCATCAGAGACCCTGTGGGGAGATCCGAAGTCACCTCTCCCCATCTAAGATTCTCTGGAGATCTGGTCCCAGCTGAGTTTCAAGGATCCTAAAATTTTAGTTCTGGGAAAggatattacaaaattatttagtTTAATGTACATATTCTCCGGGTGAAGAAACCAAAGCTCACAGTAACTTAatgatttgcccagggtcacatatTAAATTAATAGCAGAACTGGCCCTGAGTTTCCTGACTGCCAGCCCTGTGCTCTTTCTGCTGTTAAATCTCTAGTAAAATCCACTTCGAGAGGCTGCAGGATAAAGCAGGTCCCCCAGGTGTATTCCATGCACAGTTGGGTCCCTGGGAATTTCTTAAGGGACCCTACCTTCTGGATATTGGGATGGCAGTCCAGCAGcctaaataggaaaaaatagaaagtgagtgaaatgacagcagcagcagcagcagcagcaacctCACAAGAGCTCCGTACTCTGAGCTTTACATACTTACCCCGTTTAAAACTCATAACCACCCTATGGAGCAGGTATGGCcttgttattcctattttacgTAGGAAGAATCATGGCTCAGAGAAGATGCGGAAGGTCACCCCCTGAGTAACGGAAGGAGCTGGCATTTGAACTCCTGTTCTAACTCCAAAGCCCATTTCATTAGAAAAATGTATAGGGCTATAGAATGCCTGATAGTAGTGTGGAAATGATTTAAACAGCGACTCACTCCTTGGCAGTCTAATTGGAGTAGGTGGTAATGGTTCTTGTCTCAGAACCTCTCAGGAGTAGACACTTTATGTAAGTAACCTTAGCAACATCGTGCTCTCTCTTCCTGTTACCCACAATTGGGTTTCATTCAATACAACAAATGCTTATTGTTCATCCATGACCTTAGGAATTAACcccttatttaaaaacaaatagcttATTTTAACGCTTCCAGAGCTGCAGCCTTTGCAAAGACATCCTTTGGAAGAACTCTGCGTCCTTGAGAGGGATTTCCCCGCCTCCAGTTAAACCTAGCTTACCTCCCTCTAGTTTATTGGCAACCAGCACGCAAATAAAGGGATTCAATACTCTTGCAGGTGCACTCCTTCTGGAGAATTCGTTAGGTAGAACCATATGAATTTCCTGTTTTGGAGGTAGAAGCAGTCAAATATCAGTAATTTTATATGGTTTAATCTAACATATTACTGgaactttttaaaagtccaagTTAACGTGAAATAAAACTCGACTCTTCTTATGCTTAAAGCTTAAATTTATAAACAATAGTTAGGAGTAAACATTCCCTTATTTtatcaaataataattatttgCACTTATTAGGCTGCTTATTAAGTAGTATATTGGAAGAACGTGATTTTTGAACCAGGAAAATGTCCTTGACTCCTATCTC encodes the following:
- the MMP7 gene encoding matrilysin, translated to MQLAMLCTVCLLPSSLALPLPREAGGMSELQWKQAQDYLKRFYPSSSKIRDPNSLEAKLKEMQKFFRLPVNGILNSYIIEIMQKPRCGVPDVAEYSLFPDSPKWTSNVVTYRVVSHPRELSLVIVNQLVAKALKMWSEEIPLHFKRVSWGTADIMIGFARGAHGDPYPFDGPGNTLAHAFSPGPDLGGDAHFDEDEHWTDGSSIGINFLFAATHEFGHSLGLGHSSDPSAVMYPTYRDGDPKNFKLSRDDIKGIQKLYGERSDSRMN